The region ATGATGCGGCCGCCCAGCGGCTGGGCATGCATATCCAGATCGATCGGGTTGCTGCGGATATCGTGGATCTGGCGATGCGGATTGCCGAAAACCGTGATCAGGCAAAACTCTATGCTGATTATGCCGAGGACCTTGCGCCAATAGGAGAGCGGGTGGAGGCCGGGGTCAATGCCGGGGTCACGCGAATTGGCGATCTCAGGGCCTATAAGGTGATCGAGCTTGATGCCCAGATTCAACTGACACTGGCCAACAGGCAGATCAGCCTCAACGAAGCGGAACTTTCAAGCCGGTTTGCTCTTGATGCCTCGGCGGCGCTGGCCCTTTTTGACCGGTTCCGTCTGGCGCGGCCGGAAACGCCACCAGATATTGCCAGTGAGACTATCCGGGAGATTCGCCGGCTGGATTTCGAAATCCAGAGCAATATCGCCGAAGTCGGCCGCCTTGAAGCGGAGAAGAAGCCGCAATTTACCGGCCAGCTCAACACCACCTTCTTTGATATCGACGGATTTTCCGAAGAATACGAGATGACAGGGCAGGTCCGGTTCAGCATGCCCCTCTATGTTGGCGGCAGCAATGCTGCCCGCCAGGCCGAAGCGAAATGGCAGGGCCGCAGCCTTGATAATCAGCGGGATGATCTTATCCGGCAGCATCGTAATCAGGTTGAAAACGTGATCGAAACCCTGCGGCAGGCAAGGGAAAGACGCAAGGCCAATGATGAGAAAATGGCCGAACTTGTGGAACGGCTTGAGGAAGCACAGGCCCGGCAGGGCCAGACGGAGAGCGATCCTCTTTCCGTGACCCGCCTGATGGAGCAGATCGCTCAACTTGAGGCGGAACAGATCAGCCTGACCTATGAAGTCGAAGGGGCGCTGCTGCGTGGTGTCTTCTTTGCCGACCGGCTCGGCGATGTGCTCAGCCTGCCTTATGGAGGTCCGCAATGCTGAATCCTGTTGCACCACGTACCAGCGAAGATGGTCCGGCTGAGGCCAAAACCGGGGCAAAAGATGCCAAAGCGTCAAACAAAGGTCACTGGTTCTGGCAATATGTGCTGAACAACCGGCGGACGTATTATCAGGTTATTGTCGCGTCGGTGATGATCAATTTCTTTGCTCTTGCCTCGTCGCTCTACATCATGACGGTCTATGACCGGGTGATACCGAACAACGCGACCGAGTCTCTCTTTGCCCTGACCCTGATCGTCATCATCATCATGGGGTTTGACTTTACCCTCAAGATCATCCGCGGCAGTTTTGTCGATCATGCCGGCACGGAAATCGACAAGCAGGTTTCTAGCGATCTCTTTGACAAAATCTCCCGCCACGATATCAGCATGTCCAGGCAGGCTACCGGGGCGCTGGCGAATACCGTACGGGATTTTGAAATTCTCAAAGAGGTGATCGGTTCGGCAAGTTTCGCGGTTTTTGCTGACCTGCCTTTTGTCATTCTGTTTCTTTTTGTCCTCTACGCGATTGGCGGGCCGGTGGCGGCGGTGCCTGCGCTGGTGGTGCCGGTGGTCATTCTTTTCGGCCTGCTGCTGCAGCCGATCATGCGCAAGATCAGTGATGTCAGCGCCAAACAGGGGCAATCTAAACAGGCGGTGATGGTGGAGCTTCTCAGCAACCTGCATACGGTGAAATCGGTTCGTGGCATCACGATACTGCGCAACAGATGGTTTCAGGGGGTGATCAATCAGGGGTCAGCCCAGCGGAGAAGCAGATTCACCTCCCAGCTTGCAACCTATTTCACCCAGTTGGGTCAACAGGCATCCCAGGTCGGGATAATTGTTTACGGCGTCTTTCTGATTGCCAGCGGCAACCTGACCATGGGGCAACTGATTGCCTGCGTGATCCTGTCGGGGAGAACGCTGGCACCGCTCGGGCAGATCACGTCACTCCTTGGCCGGCTTAATCAGGCTATTGTAGCCTATAGCGGGCTTTCCAAGGTGATGAATATCACCACCGAGGAAGAAGAGCGTATCGGTCATGTGCGGCGGGAAAAACTCAATGGCGGTATTGTCTTCAAGAATGTCAACCTGACCTATGAAGGCCAGAACGAGCCCTCGCTGAACAATTGCAGTTTCGCTGTCAAGCCGGGGGAAAAAGTTGCCATTCTCGGGCGTATCGGCTCTGGCAAATCCTCGCTGCTCAGCCTGATGGCCGGGATCAACAGTGCCTCGGCTGGAGCGGTTTTGCTCGATGATGCGGATATCCGTAACCTTCATCCCGAAGATGTCCGTAATAATGTCAGCGTTGTTCTTCAGAACCCGATCCTGTTTTCAGGGACAGTGCGGGAAAACCTGCTCATGGGGGCGCCGGATGCCAGCGACGAGCAACTGGTTGCCGCCGCGGAGATGGCGGGTGCCGGCCAGTTCATCGGGCTGTTGCCGAACGGATTTGATTTTGTTCTTTCGGAACGCGGGCAGGAGCTTTCGGCCGGGATGCGCCAGTCGCTGGCGATAGCCCGGGCGATGATCGGCAACCCCAACATCGTTCTGATGGATGAGCCGACGTCGTCGATGGACGCCACCACCGAAACCCAGCTTGTTCAGAATCTGAAGGAATCTCTGAACGGCAAGACCGCCATTTTTGTTACCCATCGCGGCCCACTTGTGAGTATTGCGGACCGGATCCTAATTATGGATTCCGGCCGGATTGTCATGGATGGCCCGCGTGATGAGGTGTTGGAAAAATTGAAAGGAGGGAATTGATGCGTTCAGATTCCGGTTCTTCCCGCTCGTTCATTAAAAGACTGTTTGGCTTTGGCCGGGGTGCCGATAAAGCACCCGAAGAAGAAACCTGTGCCGATGGGATCAAGGTAGAGAAGGTTGAGGCAGAAGCCGTTGACCCGAAAGCACCCCTGCCCCGGTCCGTGCCGGAGGAGGATGACGCTGAAACCCCGCCGCCACGCCTGTCGATCGGTGGCCGAATAGCGGCCTGGTTCGGCCGGCGCAAGCAGGCGATCGTAAATTTCTTCATCCCGAGGCCTGTTCTTGTTCCGGCCCAGCTCGTCACCCCGGAGATAAGCCTTGATTCAGGGAGCAAAGCCCCGCTCAAGGGGCAGATGATCTATATCATCATCGCGGTGTTCTTCGTTTCGGCGGTGTCCTGGGCCATGCTTTCTGAAATCGATGAGGTGGTCCGCGCGGATGGGGAGGTCGTCCCCAGCGAGAATGTGCAGATCATCCAGTCACGTCTGCCGGGCTCGGTGGTGGCCATCCATGTCAAACTTGGTGACCGGGTATCCAAGGGTGACGTCGTCTTTGAGGTCGAGGATGAGGATGTGCGCGCCAATTTCGAGGATAACGAGATCCAGCGGCTGACCGCGAGCGCAACAATCCACCGGCTCGAAGCGGAAAGCCGGGGCGATGGCAGCATCCGTTTCCCCGCCGAACTGCTGCAGGAAGCCCCTGAGGTCACAGCACAGGAGGCGGCCGTCTTCCAGAGCCGGCGCAAGGCGCTCGACAGTGAAAAGAAGGTGATCGAGCAGGAAATCGAAAGCCTGCGCCAGGGTATCGCCGAGCAGATTGCCGAGGGCGAGGTGGCGGCGATGCAGATTGCCACGATCAAGGAAGAACTCAGTGTCGTGAAACCTCTGGTGGACCGGGGGTATGAGCCCAAACTCAGCCTGCTCAATGTTCAGGCAAGGCTGGATGAAGCCATGGGAAGAGAACGTCTCGCCGGGCTTGCCGCCCAGCGGATG is a window of Alphaproteobacteria bacterium LSUCC0684 DNA encoding:
- a CDS encoding TolC family protein gives rise to the protein MTHPQQGRWLNTCGYLFILMLLPSVAGQAFGQTAETSSSDHEILTEGGGLAERAVAAVIGHPNVSAARANICSAASNFDLATSRQYPQITFDLQGGSSLSSNITRRDTLSRRFDDDAIDAVVRVNQVLYDWGVIEADKQIALNDAAAQRLGMHIQIDRVAADIVDLAMRIAENRDQAKLYADYAEDLAPIGERVEAGVNAGVTRIGDLRAYKVIELDAQIQLTLANRQISLNEAELSSRFALDASAALALFDRFRLARPETPPDIASETIREIRRLDFEIQSNIAEVGRLEAEKKPQFTGQLNTTFFDIDGFSEEYEMTGQVRFSMPLYVGGSNAARQAEAKWQGRSLDNQRDDLIRQHRNQVENVIETLRQARERRKANDEKMAELVERLEEAQARQGQTESDPLSVTRLMEQIAQLEAEQISLTYEVEGALLRGVFFADRLGDVLSLPYGGPQC
- a CDS encoding HlyD family type I secretion periplasmic adaptor subunit — protein: MRSDSGSSRSFIKRLFGFGRGADKAPEEETCADGIKVEKVEAEAVDPKAPLPRSVPEEDDAETPPPRLSIGGRIAAWFGRRKQAIVNFFIPRPVLVPAQLVTPEISLDSGSKAPLKGQMIYIIIAVFFVSAVSWAMLSEIDEVVRADGEVVPSENVQIIQSRLPGSVVAIHVKLGDRVSKGDVVFEVEDEDVRANFEDNEIQRLTASATIHRLEAESRGDGSIRFPAELLQEAPEVTAQEAAVFQSRRKALDSEKKVIEQEIESLRQGIAEQIAEGEVAAMQIATIKEELSVVKPLVDRGYEPKLSLLNVQARLDEAMGRERLAGLAAQRMEADLKSRQRRLQAVDDSFRADAETRLVEVRTEAAQAEARLEALKGKVAYAAVRAPADGVISVVHINTIGAVVDGGAIMAELVPDESEVTVRARVNTDDVSKIRIGQKVRISLTSYDPSRFGTLEGQVQKIASNSTQEENQPPYFVTMVNVPDTTFPQSGVSPDVVPGMTVIVDLLGDKRTIMEYILSPIKRAQTIAFREK
- a CDS encoding type I secretion system permease/ATPase; this encodes MLNPVAPRTSEDGPAEAKTGAKDAKASNKGHWFWQYVLNNRRTYYQVIVASVMINFFALASSLYIMTVYDRVIPNNATESLFALTLIVIIIMGFDFTLKIIRGSFVDHAGTEIDKQVSSDLFDKISRHDISMSRQATGALANTVRDFEILKEVIGSASFAVFADLPFVILFLFVLYAIGGPVAAVPALVVPVVILFGLLLQPIMRKISDVSAKQGQSKQAVMVELLSNLHTVKSVRGITILRNRWFQGVINQGSAQRRSRFTSQLATYFTQLGQQASQVGIIVYGVFLIASGNLTMGQLIACVILSGRTLAPLGQITSLLGRLNQAIVAYSGLSKVMNITTEEEERIGHVRREKLNGGIVFKNVNLTYEGQNEPSLNNCSFAVKPGEKVAILGRIGSGKSSLLSLMAGINSASAGAVLLDDADIRNLHPEDVRNNVSVVLQNPILFSGTVRENLLMGAPDASDEQLVAAAEMAGAGQFIGLLPNGFDFVLSERGQELSAGMRQSLAIARAMIGNPNIVLMDEPTSSMDATTETQLVQNLKESLNGKTAIFVTHRGPLVSIADRILIMDSGRIVMDGPRDEVLEKLKGGN